In Vicinamibacteria bacterium, the DNA window GGTTGACGGGCAGGAGGTGGATGACGTCCAGCCCGTACTGCTGGCGGTAGGCCTCGCCCTGCACGAGCAGCATCTTCTTGGCCAGCCCGTAGGGGGCGTTGGTCTCCTCGGGGTAGCCGTTCCAGACATCCTCTTCCCGGAAGGGCACGGGGGTGAACTTGGGATAGGCGCAGATCGTGCCCACGGTCAGGACCTTCTCGATCCCTTGCAGGCGGCATTCCTCCAGGAGCTGCACCCCCATCATCAGGTTGTCATAGAAGAAGGAGCCCGGATTCTCGCGGTTAGCGCCGATGCCGCCCACCCGCGCGGCCAGGTGCAGCACGAGATGGGGGCGGGTCTCTTGGAGCAGCCGCCGCGCCGCCTCCCGCTCCACCAGGTCGTAGTCTTTCCGCCGCGGAACCACGACCTCCGTGACCCCGCGCCGCCCCAGCTCAGCAACAACATGTCTTCCCAGGAAGCCGGCGCCCCCCGTGACGACGATGCGCCTTCCTGCGAGGTTCATGCCGCGGCTTGAAAGTACCACGGGCCCTAGGACGTGACAACGCGACTGCTCAGGGCCCCGGTCCGCTTCTCGAGAGCACGGTGAAGCTGCGGCGCACGGTCTCCCCCGTCTCGTCCACGAGGGTCAGAACGTGGCGGCCCGGCGGCGGCGCCAGTGCCATCTGGTGCACGTCGCGCGTCTCGCCTTGGTACTCGTCGTCCAGGTGCCAGAAGATCTGGGCCTCGTGATCGCGGTGGGCGGCTTCGAAGACGACGCGCCCGAGGGCGCCGTCCATCTCGACGGGCACGTATATCTGCCCGTTCTCCCGGGGGTACACCAGGGACAAAGAGGCGCTCCCCGCGGCGTCGAGGGCGGCCCGGCAGTCGGGCCGGAAAGGGGGGGGTGGGTGATAGTCGGCGTGTCGCCGCCGGTAGTAGGTCTCGAGGGTAGGGGGCAGGACGAACCAAGCCCGGTTGTGGATCGACGCCAAGGGCTCGCAGTCGGCGTGGACTTGCCATGACCCGCCGGCATCGAGGTGCAAGAGGCGGCAGTACGTGCAGGGGGGCGAGCCGAGGCCAAGGTGGGGGACGAGCTGCGCACGCAAAGACGAGCAGTGGGGCCCCGCCCGCATGCCGCTCTGCGCGCAGACGTCGACGACCGCGAGCCCGGCCGTGGGCTCGGGAAACCAGCCCGCGGGGGGAAGCAGGTTGAACAGCTCGAACAAGATAGGCGCGGCCGCCGAGTAACCGGTGAGGCCCGGCCGCCCCTCCCCATCCGCGTTCCCCACCCACACACCGACCGCGTAGCGGGGCGTGACCCCCACCGCCCAGGCGTCCCGGAACCCATAGCTGGTGCCGGTCTTCCATGCGATCCGCTGGGAGGTCGCGAAGGCCCGCCAAGCCTGCTCGTCCCCCGGGCGCTCCACCTCCAGCATGGCGTTGAGGGTGAGATAGGCCGCGGCCGCATGCAGGGGCTCGTCGTTCCCGGGAGAGGGGACCTCACCCCTGCCCCCCGCCCGATAGGAAGGAGGCCGAAAGACGGCCGCCCGCGTCGGGCCGGGGGCGGAGCCGTTCGCGGCGCGGGCCAGCCCGGCGTAGATGCCGGTCACGTCCCAGAGGCTGCCCTCGGCGCCGCCCAGGATCAGAGCCAGGCCGTAGTCGCGTGCGGGCCGGCTCAAGGTCGTCATGCCGAGGCGCCGGAGCAGGGCGCAGAACCGATCGACCCCGTAGCCGCGCAGCATGCGGATGGCGGGCACGTTCAAGGAGCGCGCCAGGGCCCGCTCCGCGGGCACCGCGCCCGAGTACGCGTGATCGAAGTTCTCAGGGTGAAATGCCCCGACGTGGGTCGGCACATCGGGAATCAGCTGACCCGGCAGGACCTCACCGGCCTCGAGCAGGCCCGCGAAGAGGAGAGGCTTCAGGATGCTTCCCGTGCTGCGCGGTGCCGGGATGACGTCGACGTGTTCTCCGTGGTCGTCCCCCTCGGCGGGGGGGAGGTTGCCGAGGTAGGCCACTACCTGTCCGGTCTCCACCTCGACGATGAGGGCGGCCGCGTTTCTGACCCCGTTCTCCTCGAGGGCCCGGTGATGTCGGGCCAGGATCTCGGCGGCTCGCGCCTGCACGTCTCTCTTGAGGGTTGTATGGACCCACGGGCTCGCGTCCCTGGTTTTCCACCGTCTGGTGGGCGAGGCCGAGGCAGCCTGGACGCGGCTGAGCAGGTGCGGCGCCAGGGTGGGGAGGGGCTGGGGGGCGGGCGGAAGGGGCTCCTGCTTGGCCAGCTCGCAGCCCAAGGCGTCGATGTTGCCCGTATCCCGCAGGGATTCCAGCAGACGGTTGCGCTTCGCCAGCAGCCGCGGGCGGTTTCGACCGGGGTGAATCAGGGCCGGGGAGTTGGGGAGGACGGCGAGCATGGCCGTCTCCGCCCAGGACAGGCGCGCGGCCTCGTGGCCAAAGTACCGCCAGGCAGCGGCATCGATCCCCACCGCGTTCCCCCCCATGGGCGCGTAGGCCGCGTAGAGCCCCAGGATCTGCTCCTTCGAGAGGGCGGTCTCCAGTCGGAGGGCGAGGACGGCCTCGATGATCTTCTCGAGATACGTTCGGGGCTGACCCTTTCGCGAGAGCCGGACCACTTGCATGGTCAGCGTACTGCCCCCGCTGGCGACCCCGCCGCTCCTAAGGTTCTGAACGATGGCGCGGGCGATGGCCAGGGGGTCCACGCCGGGGTGGTAGAAGAAGCGGCGGTCTTCGTAGCGCATGATGGCGGTGACGAAGCGCGGGGGGACCGTTCGGGCCAGCCCGAAGCGCCACTGTCCGTCCGCGGCGAAAGAGGCACCCAGGAGTTCGCCGTCGCGATCCAGGATCACGGTGGAAAGGGGGTCGGTGAACTGGACCACGGGCACGAGCCCGAAGAGGGCCAGGCCGAGGAGGGCAGCCCCGACCAGCCTCCCGGAACGCCGCCCCGAGAGCAGGCGCAGCCCCGCCCAAGCCCGCCGTCCGACCACGAGGATGGTCCGGTTTTCCACCGTCGGCTAGGGGTTGATACCCGCGGCCACGACCTGCACCCACTGCCCCCGGACGCGCGCGTTCAGGCTCGCGTCGTACATCGCCTCCACGGCGACCATAGGCAAGTAGTACTTCCCGAGATAGCTCGCGTTGACCGTGACCTCGACGGTCTTGGTCTCGCCGGCCTTGAGCCCGAAGTAGGTGTAGACGCGGTCGTCCCGGATGTCCTGAAACTCGAAGGGGGAGGGGGGGCTGCGCCGGAAGGTGTCCAGCCGCTCATTGTGGATCTCCCACCCGGAGGCGAAAAGGTGGGTGAGCGCCAGCTCCTGGAGGTCGCCCCGCAAGCCCAAGTTCGTGACTTTGGCGACCACCTTGAGATCGGTCCCTTGCTCGAGACGCGTGGGGTCGAGGGCCGTCCCCGCGGGGGACAGGTAGGAGACCTCGAGCTTGAGGCCGTTGCTGGCCGACGTTTCCTGACCGACCAGGGGCAGGCCGGAGAGGATCAGACGGGGATAGAGCTGGCCGGGGCCCGTGTTGCGGACCACGAGGGTCGCCTCCGGCTTTCCTCCGGAGACGAGGGCGCGCTGCACGAGAGGCGAGCCCGACGTCACCACCACGGGAGCCCCGCCGTTCCAGGCGTAGGAGAACGTGGTTTGAGGGCCGCCCCGGGTGTCGCCGGTGGCCCGCGCCAGGGCGAGGAGGGCATAGGCCGTCTCCTGGGTGCTCAGCCACTCGTTCTTGCTGAGCGCCTCCGACAGGACTTTGACGAGGGGCCCGATCTGCTCGGCCAATCCCAGGGTCACGAGGGCCTCCAGGACCATGGCCCGGTCCCTCAGGTCCGAGCCGAAGGTGTAGCCGAGCTCCCGGTAGGGCCGGATGGTCACGCCCGCGCCCCGGGCCAAGGCCCGCGCCGCCTCTGGCTGCCCGGCCAGCTGATAGGCGGCGGCCAGGCTCCACTTGGCGGTGACCGCCAGCTCGCCCCGCTCGCGAAGCTGGTTCTGGGCGGCGAGCTCCGGCGCCCCCGCGAGGGCCAGGGTGTAGAGCCGATAAGCCTGGGTCAACTCCGCCTGGCCGGGCCCGGCGACCCAGCCGCGGCTGCGCCGGCGCTGGAACCCCGTCCACTGATCGAGGACGCCCGCGGGGACGAGATAGCCGGCCTTCTGGGCCTCTAGCATGAAATGCCCCGCGTAGCTGGTGGCCCAATCGTTGGGGTCGTTGTCCCCCGGCCAGTAACCGAAGCCGCCGACCGAGGTCTGGAACTGCTTGAGCCTCTCAAGGCCTGCCTTCACGTTGGCCTCGGTGCGGGCCCGTTTCTCCGGCGACAACTCCAGGAGCTTGCCGAGGAAGAGCTGCGGGAAGACGGCGGAGACTGTCTGTTCGATGCAGCCGTGGGGATATTGCACGAGATACTCGAGGCGGCGCCCGAGATCCAGGGGGGGCACGCGCGAGACCTCCAGGGTCACCTCGTTGGTCCCGGGCTGGCCGGGAAGGACGATGGCCGGGCGCCAGGTCTCATCGGGTTTCAGCGTGGAGCCGATGACACTCACCGTGCGCTGGGTCGGCATGCGCACGTCAAGCTCGATGGTCTGCTGGGCGCGCTCGGCGCCGGCCACGGCGCGGATCACCGCGCTCCCCACCCCCAGGGCCGGCTTGGTGCTGATCCGGAAGGTAACGAGTTCGTCACCCAGGGCCTTGAATGAGACCTTCTTCGTCGCCGGGCCGGATACCGTGAGGGGGCCGGAGGTCGTGAGGGTCACGGTGACGTCCTTGACGCTCGGCTCCAGGGCGAAGACGGAAACGGGCAGGGCGGCGTCTTCCTCGGGGCCGAGCACCCGGGGGAGGGTGGCCAGGATCATGAGGGGCCGGCGGACGAAGATGGACTTCTCGGCCGCCCCGAAGGCGCCCTCGTGCCCGGCCACGACCATCACCCGCACCGCGCCCACGTACTTGGGGATCTCGATGGCGTGGCTGTTCGTGCCCCCGCGGGCCAGCGGGAAGGGGCCCAGGAAGCGGACCATGGGCGGGAAGCGGTTGGCGCGCTTGGCGCTGGCCGGCGTCCCCTGGTCGCCTCCGCCGATGGCCAGCATCCGCTCCATGGCCGCCCCGTAGGCTCCGACCACGTGGTCGTAGAGGTCCCAGGTCCTCACGCCCAGGGCCTCGCGAGCATAGAAGTAATCCCACGGGTTCGGGGTGGAGTAGCGCGTGAGCCCCAGCAGGCCCTCGTCGACGACGGCCAGGGTGTAGGTCATAGCCCGGCCCGTGGCCTCCCGAACCGTGACCGCGGCCGTGGCCTCCGGAGACCAGACATCGCGGCACTCCAGCACCGGCTTGAGGCGCGTGTCGGAGTTGGTCACCTTCACCGGCGCCACTCCGTAGAGGCGGATGGGGAGGTCATTCCCGGTCTGGGCATGCGGCTGAAGCAGAGTGACGTGGGCGTAGACGTTGGGGGCCATTTCGGGGGTGGCCAGGAAGGTGAAGCGTGTGTCCGTGCCCGTAGCCTCGAGCCACGCCATGCGCAGCACCCGCGAGCCCGACTCGAGGCTGACAAGGGCGCGCCCCTTCTTGGGGGTAGGCAGGGCCAGCGTCACCGTGTCCCCGACGTTGTACTCCTGCTTGTCGGCGGCAAAGGCGAGCACGCTGGCCCCCCCCGCCATCTCTTTCTGCCCGCGGCCAGCCCAGCCTGGCCAATCGATGTATACGACCTTGGCCGTGCGGTGCTTCCCTTCGCGGTCCAGGGCGGTGATGAGGTAGCGTCCCCAGTCAGGGTACTTGATCTCGAAACCCCAGCTCCCGGTGCCGTTCTTGAGCGCGACGACCCCCGATTGCAGGGGCGTCTGGACGCTGGATTCCGCGTAGGTCGTGAGATCCTCTTCCCCCTTCTCCCACCACCAGCGCCAGCCCAGCTTGT includes these proteins:
- the pbpC gene encoding penicillin-binding protein 1C gives rise to the protein MENRTILVVGRRAWAGLRLLSGRRSGRLVGAALLGLALFGLVPVVQFTDPLSTVILDRDGELLGASFAADGQWRFGLARTVPPRFVTAIMRYEDRRFFYHPGVDPLAIARAIVQNLRSGGVASGGSTLTMQVVRLSRKGQPRTYLEKIIEAVLALRLETALSKEQILGLYAAYAPMGGNAVGIDAAAWRYFGHEAARLSWAETAMLAVLPNSPALIHPGRNRPRLLAKRNRLLESLRDTGNIDALGCELAKQEPLPPAPQPLPTLAPHLLSRVQAASASPTRRWKTRDASPWVHTTLKRDVQARAAEILARHHRALEENGVRNAAALIVEVETGQVVAYLGNLPPAEGDDHGEHVDVIPAPRSTGSILKPLLFAGLLEAGEVLPGQLIPDVPTHVGAFHPENFDHAYSGAVPAERALARSLNVPAIRMLRGYGVDRFCALLRRLGMTTLSRPARDYGLALILGGAEGSLWDVTGIYAGLARAANGSAPGPTRAAVFRPPSYRAGGRGEVPSPGNDEPLHAAAAYLTLNAMLEVERPGDEQAWRAFATSQRIAWKTGTSYGFRDAWAVGVTPRYAVGVWVGNADGEGRPGLTGYSAAAPILFELFNLLPPAGWFPEPTAGLAVVDVCAQSGMRAGPHCSSLRAQLVPHLGLGSPPCTYCRLLHLDAGGSWQVHADCEPLASIHNRAWFVLPPTLETYYRRRHADYHPPPPFRPDCRAALDAAGSASLSLVYPRENGQIYVPVEMDGALGRVVFEAAHRDHEAQIFWHLDDEYQGETRDVHQMALAPPPGRHVLTLVDETGETVRRSFTVLSRSGPGP
- a CDS encoding GDP-L-fucose synthase; this translates as MNLAGRRIVVTGGAGFLGRHVVAELGRRGVTEVVVPRRKDYDLVEREAARRLLQETRPHLVLHLAARVGGIGANRENPGSFFYDNLMMGVQLLEECRLQGIEKVLTVGTICAYPKFTPVPFREEDVWNGYPEETNAPYGLAKKMLLVQGEAYRQQYGLDVIHLLPVNLYGPHDNFDPASSHVIPALIKKCEEALAQGAGAIEVWGTGKASREFLYVEDAARGICMAAADYSGPEPVNLGAGFEITIKDLVELIAHLVGFKGQIRWDPNKPDGQPRRCLDISRAERHFGFRATTGFEEGLRRTIEWYRRERFSPTPGP
- a CDS encoding MG2 domain-containing protein, which translates into the protein MSCVLLGLGGCGRGQKRPGTRRALSEAERATIAAFTQGAISRESAIRVQLAEAAVDPAQLNTPLSDSPFKFEPAIKGVAVWTALNQIEYRPADRLPDGQSYSAALDLSRLPKGKVPLPRFEFDFSTMAQSFEVTLDGLEATDAQDNKKQKLTGKLVTADVEDPARVEQLLQVTHDKQALKVEWTHDPNRRTHGFVVRGIQRGEDPSKLQLRWDGHVIGVEKRQAQEVAVPGLNTFNLDQARAVQGKEQYLELRFTDPLKTPQNLNGLIQIRQHEDLRFVISGSVVSVYSARSFRGDQSVRVAAGIRNAVGYRMKEGRELSVSFEALKPQVRFLGKGVIVPTSTGLTIPIEAVNLRALTVEAIRVPDVALPQFFQVNDLPGDHELNRVGRAVWKKTLPLDITPDKENRAVSVGLDLTPLTKASPGGLYHLTLSFRRPDILWPCEGPAATLPEPPDRAPSTDAEEASFWDSWEEGGDWNSMYENRDNPCHPAYYRPFYDHNVRVGRNVLVSDIGLLAKGGEDDLLTLVATDLRTTAPLSGAEVTLRDFQQQVVATSKTGSDGMARLKTERKPFLAVVRNGDQTGYLRLDDGTALSMAHFDVAGAKAPKGLKGFLYGERGVWRPGDTLYLGFILVDPGKRLTGAHPARFELINSRGQLVKTQTRPGSSDGFYTFEVATAPDAPTGTYTGRVTVGGATFDRALKIETIMPNRLKITLDFGKDSLSAGSRLSAVLKSIWLHGAPARNLKADVELTLSTTTTRFPRFADYAFDDPTRKYETEKQKVFEGQLDDTGAAKVDASITAENVAPGKLTANFVTRVFEPGGAFSLDRFSIPYSPYKRYVGIRAPKGDQARGMLLTDTRHVLDVVTVDADGQPSGDGEVEFKLYKLGWRWWWEKGEEDLTTYAESSVQTPLQSGVVALKNGTGSWGFEIKYPDWGRYLITALDREGKHRTAKVVYIDWPGWAGRGQKEMAGGASVLAFAADKQEYNVGDTVTLALPTPKKGRALVSLESGSRVLRMAWLEATGTDTRFTFLATPEMAPNVYAHVTLLQPHAQTGNDLPIRLYGVAPVKVTNSDTRLKPVLECRDVWSPEATAAVTVREATGRAMTYTLAVVDEGLLGLTRYSTPNPWDYFYAREALGVRTWDLYDHVVGAYGAAMERMLAIGGGDQGTPASAKRANRFPPMVRFLGPFPLARGGTNSHAIEIPKYVGAVRVMVVAGHEGAFGAAEKSIFVRRPLMILATLPRVLGPEEDAALPVSVFALEPSVKDVTVTLTTSGPLTVSGPATKKVSFKALGDELVTFRISTKPALGVGSAVIRAVAGAERAQQTIELDVRMPTQRTVSVIGSTLKPDETWRPAIVLPGQPGTNEVTLEVSRVPPLDLGRRLEYLVQYPHGCIEQTVSAVFPQLFLGKLLELSPEKRARTEANVKAGLERLKQFQTSVGGFGYWPGDNDPNDWATSYAGHFMLEAQKAGYLVPAGVLDQWTGFQRRRSRGWVAGPGQAELTQAYRLYTLALAGAPELAAQNQLRERGELAVTAKWSLAAAYQLAGQPEAARALARGAGVTIRPYRELGYTFGSDLRDRAMVLEALVTLGLAEQIGPLVKVLSEALSKNEWLSTQETAYALLALARATGDTRGGPQTTFSYAWNGGAPVVVTSGSPLVQRALVSGGKPEATLVVRNTGPGQLYPRLILSGLPLVGQETSASNGLKLEVSYLSPAGTALDPTRLEQGTDLKVVAKVTNLGLRGDLQELALTHLFASGWEIHNERLDTFRRSPPSPFEFQDIRDDRVYTYFGLKAGETKTVEVTVNASYLGKYYLPMVAVEAMYDASLNARVRGQWVQVVAAGINP